AACAAAATCCCCTACATTTCTTTAATTTCCTTCGTTTTAAATATCCATCTAACAGGATTTTGTGTTTGATTCATATGTAAATTTTTCATTCAATATGTTAATCAATATTTTTAGAGAATTTTCAAATATAGGAATTTCTCAGGGTTTCCTTAGAATATTTACTTCTTAATATTTGGTTTTTTACTCATCTCAAATACAATTTCACCACCATTAATAATATCCTGATGCGATAAGAATGAATTTTCTAAAACTTTTCCATTCACTGAGACGCTTTTTATAAATACATTTTCTTCACTCTGATTATTGGCTTTTATTATCAGAGTTTTCCCATTGTCTAAATGTATTGTGGCTTTTCTGATTAATGGACTTCCTATAGCATAATACGGGAAGCCTGGTGTTACCGGATAAAAACCTAAGCTGCTGAAAACATACCAGGCACTCATTTGTCCGGCATCGTCGTTTCCGCAAAGTCCTTCTACGCTTGAGTCGTACATGGTTCTCATTATCATTCTTACACGTTCTTGTGTTTTTTGCGGATGTCCTGTCCAGTTGTATAAATATGGAATATGATGTCCGGGTTCGTTGCCATGCACATAGTTTCCAATTATTCCATCACGTGTAATATCTTCGTGTTTAGTAATATACTTATCTTCTATTTGCATAGTAAACAAGGAATCTAAATGCTGAGAAAATTGCTCATTTCCTCCCATCATACTAATCATTTTATCAATATTTTGTGGCACATACAAACCATAGTTCCAGGCATTACCTTCAATAAAACCTTGTCCATGTGTATCCATTGGATCGAAATTTTTGCGGAATGTACCATCAGAAAGTTTTGGCCGCATATATCCGGTTTTAGTATCAAATACATTTTTGTAATATTCAGCCCGTTTCAAAAATTCTTCTTCTATTGAATCATCACCAACTATTTTTGCCATTTGAGCAATACACCAATCGTTGTAAGCGTATTCCAGAGTCTTAGAAACTGAAGAATGGCTTTTGTCGTCGGCTACAAATTTATATTCTATATAATCACCCAAACCATCGAAATAGTTGACATTTGCTGTATTTATTGAAGCCTGCAATGCTCGCCTACGGTCGAAATCGCCTACATCTTTTGCCATAGCATCGGCAATGACTGAGGTAGCATGATAGCCAATCATACACCAATTTTCGTTGGCATAATGGCTCCAGATAGGCAACATATTATGAACACTTTCATTGTGATGTGCAAGCATTGATTTTATCATGTCGTTATTACGTTTTGGCTGAATAATATTGAATAATGGATGCAATGCTCTATAAGTATCCCAAAGTGAGAAAATGCTATAGTTCGTAAAACCTTTTGATTGATGAATGTTTTGATCTAAACCTCTGTAGCGTCCATCCACATCTTCGTATAAAATTGGAGAAAGGCTGCTGTGGTACATTGCTGTATAGAAAGTTATTTTATCGTTTTCGCTCAATGTTATCACATCTATTTTTGAGAGTTCTTTATTCCATTTGGCTTTGGTTTCTTCGTATGTTTTATTAAAATTCCAATGTGGGATTTCGCTTTTCAAATTTTGTAAAGCTCCAGCCGTACTTACCGATGAGAGAGCAAATTTAATATTGATTTGTTCGTCCTTTTCAGTATCAAAATTAAAATATGCTCTAATGTCTTTTCCTGCCATTTCAGGAAAATTTTCCGATTGATTGAAACGTCTGTAAAAGCCATCGTATTTCACATCATCGTATTTTTTGTGGCCATAAGATTTAAATGCTTTTGAAAATTGCATAACAAAAAATACTTTTTTATCTCTTGCCCATCCTTTGGTTTGCCTGTAGCCTGTTACCAATGAATCGTTTTCTACACGGATGAAAGTCCAAATATTTTTATTGTCATGATGATAAATATTGTAAACCATATCTAAAATGATATGTGCTTCTTCAGATTCTGGAAATGTATATTTATGAAAACCAACTCTTTCGCTTGCAGTAAGTTGAGCTGTAATTCCATAACTTTTTAAATCTACTTTGTATAAGCCTGGAGATGCTTCTTCAGTTTCATGAGTAAATGTTGAGTAAAATCCTTTGTTGCCATCTTTTGTTTTTAAAGGTTCAAGAATTGAATTTCCTGTGGTTGGCATTACTAAAAAATCGCCTAAATCGGAATGCCCGGTCCCACTAAAATTGGTGTGTGCAAAACCAATAATTATTGAATCGCGATACTGATAACCGGCACAATATTCGTAAGTTTCAGAATTGTAAGTTCCGTCTTTTTGAAACATTTCTACGAAATTGGTTTGCGGACTTAGCTGCACCATACCAAAAGGAGCAGTAGCACCTGGAAAAACATGCCCCATTTTGCTGGTTCCAATAAAAGGGTTTACGTATTGTGTGTAATCAATTCTTGGGATTAGATTAGTATCAACTTCCTGTGTGGAATTTTTGCAAGAATTTAATATAAGTAAGATAAAAATTATAATTGTTATGTTTCTCATTTTTCTTTCTAATTAATTCCAAATATGATTCAAATAATAATCCTAATTTTAGAAGGGATTTTATTAAATAGTCCAAATAATCCTATTGAACTTTTGTGTTATTTTTTTCATCTGAAAATTAAATCAATATTTAAATAGTTGTTTGAGTGTCCATTTGTCATTTCAATGGGTTTATAGTTAATTATCAAAAAAAATCAAATATTGTTATTTCTTCAAGTATGTAATAATGGCATGCAGTAAATCTAAATACGGATATAGCTAAATAGGAACTATTTGTTTGATTTTGGAAATTTCTTGGAGTTTTATTTATTAGAATATTGTTATAATTCATCAATTCTATCAAATAACTATCAAATAAGTAATTCGCATAATATGAGCTTGTTATGTTGTTTTGCTTTATTTTCTATCTCATTGTGTCAAATAAACTTATGCCCAAAAAGGAATATATTTTGCATATTTTCGAGATTTGCTATTAGGGTCATCTTCTTTGATCGATTTTGATTGCAAAGAATCACGAATTATTCTGGACACTGTTGCCGCATTTTTCTCTTCAATTTTGAATCGTT
The DNA window shown above is from Bacteroidota bacterium and carries:
- a CDS encoding glycoside hydrolase family 92 protein, yielding MRNITIIIFILLILNSCKNSTQEVDTNLIPRIDYTQYVNPFIGTSKMGHVFPGATAPFGMVQLSPQTNFVEMFQKDGTYNSETYEYCAGYQYRDSIIIGFAHTNFSGTGHSDLGDFLVMPTTGNSILEPLKTKDGNKGFYSTFTHETEEASPGLYKVDLKSYGITAQLTASERVGFHKYTFPESEEAHIILDMVYNIYHHDNKNIWTFIRVENDSLVTGYRQTKGWARDKKVFFVMQFSKAFKSYGHKKYDDVKYDGFYRRFNQSENFPEMAGKDIRAYFNFDTEKDEQINIKFALSSVSTAGALQNLKSEIPHWNFNKTYEETKAKWNKELSKIDVITLSENDKITFYTAMYHSSLSPILYEDVDGRYRGLDQNIHQSKGFTNYSIFSLWDTYRALHPLFNIIQPKRNNDMIKSMLAHHNESVHNMLPIWSHYANENWCMIGYHATSVIADAMAKDVGDFDRRRALQASINTANVNYFDGLGDYIEYKFVADDKSHSSVSKTLEYAYNDWCIAQMAKIVGDDSIEEEFLKRAEYYKNVFDTKTGYMRPKLSDGTFRKNFDPMDTHGQGFIEGNAWNYGLYVPQNIDKMISMMGGNEQFSQHLDSLFTMQIEDKYITKHEDITRDGIIGNYVHGNEPGHHIPYLYNWTGHPQKTQERVRMIMRTMYDSSVEGLCGNDDAGQMSAWYVFSSLGFYPVTPGFPYYAIGSPLIRKATIHLDNGKTLIIKANNQSEENVFIKSVSVNGKVLENSFLSHQDIINGGEIVFEMSKKPNIKK